From the Musa acuminata AAA Group cultivar baxijiao chromosome BXJ3-7, Cavendish_Baxijiao_AAA, whole genome shotgun sequence genome, one window contains:
- the LOC135643358 gene encoding UDP-glucose 6-dehydrogenase 4-like — protein MVKICCIGAGYVGGPTMAVIALKCPSVVVVVVDISATRIAAWNSDQLPIYEPGLEDVVKQCRGRNLFFSTDVEKHICDADIIFVSVNTPTKTRGLGAGKAADLTYWESAARMIADVSKSDKIVVEKSTVPVKTAEAIEKILTHNSKGINYQILSNPEFLAEGTAIQDLFNPDRVLIGGRETLEGWKAVQALKEVYANWVPEDRIITTNLWSAELSKLAANAFLAQRISSVNAISALCEATGANVSEVAYAVGKDSRIGPKFLNASVGFGGSCFQKDILNLVYICECNGLPEVANYWKQVIKINDYQKSRFVNRVVSSMFNTVSGKKIAVLGFAFKKDTGDTRETPAIDVCKGLLGDKAKISIYDPQVSEDQIQRDLAMNKFDWDHPIHLQPMSPTAVKEVTVTWDAYEATKGAHGVCILTEWDEFRKLDYAKIFQNMQKPAFIFDGRNVVDPEKLREIGFIVYSIGKPLDPWLKDMPAVV, from the coding sequence ATGGTGAAGATCTGCTGCATTGGTGCTGGCTATGTCGGTGGCCCAACCATGGCCGTTATTGCCTTGAAATGTCCCTCCGTTGTGGTGGTTGTCGTAGACATCTCTGCCACTCGCATTGCAGCATGGAACAGTGATCAACTCCCAATCTATGAACCAGGGCTTGAAGATGTGGTTAAGCAGTGCCGAGGAAGGAACCTCTTCTTCAGTACTGATGTAGAGAAGCATATCTGTGATGCTGATATCATCTTTGTCTCAGTCAACACTCCGACCAAAACCCGTGGCCTTGGTGCAGGGAAGGCTGCTGATCTTACCTATTGGGAGAGTGCAGCTCGCATGATCGCTGATGTCTCAAAATCTGACAAAATTGTGGTCGAGAAGTCCACTGTCCCTGTAAAGACTGCTGAGGCGATCGAAAAGATCTTAACCCACAACAGCAAAGGCATCAATTACCAGATCCTCTCCAACCCCGAGTTCCTTGCAGAGGGTACAGCAATTCAGGATTTATTCAACCCTGATCGAGTGCTTATAGGTGGGCGGGAGACCCTGGAGGGTTGGAAGGCTGTCCAAGCACTGAAGGAGGTCTATGCCAATTGGGTTCCTGAGGATAGAATTATTACAACCAATCTATGGTCTGCTGAGCTATCCAAGCTCGCTGCCAATGCCTTCTTGGCTCAGAGGATCTCGTCAGTGAATGCCATTTCGGCACTTTGTGAGGCTACAGGAGCAAATGTATCTGAGGTGGCTTATGCTGTTGGGAAGGACTCCAGAATTGGGCCTAAGTTCTTGAATGCAAGTGTTGGATTTGGTGGCTCCTGCTTCCAGAAGGACATTCTTAACTTGGTCTACATCTGTGAATGCAATGGTCTTCCAGAAGTGGCCAACTACTGGAAGCAGGTTATCAAGATCAATGACTACCAGAAAAGCAGGTTTGTGAACCGGGTGGTTTCCTCCATGTTCAATACTGTTTCTGGAAAGAAGATTGCTGTACTTGGGTTTGCATTCAAGAAAGACACAGGTGACACAAGGGAGACGCCAGCCATTGATGTTTGCAAGGGCCTTTTGGGGGACAAGGCCAAGATTAGCATCTACGATCCTCAAGTATCTGAAGACCAGATTCAGCGTGATCTTGCTATGAATAAGTTCGACTGGGATCACCCTATCCACCTGCAGCCAATGAGCCCAACAGCCGTGAAGGAGGTGACAGTGACCTGGGACGCATACGAGGCCACCAAGGGAGCACATGGGGTCTGCATTCTGACTGAATGGGATGAGTTCAGGAAGCTGGATTATGCAAAAATCTTCCAGAACATGCAGAAACCAGCTTTTATCTTTGATGGGCGCAATGTGGTGGATCCGGAGAAGCTAAGGGAGATTGGATTCATCGTTTACTCGATTGGGAAGCCATTGGATCCGTGGCTCAAGGACATGCCCGCTGTGGTCTAA